The Gloeobacter morelensis MG652769 genome contains the following window.
CTGGTAGACCAGTTGGGCGCGGGTGAGCACCGTTCCGCACTGCAGAGCAAAGTTTTCGAGGGCAAAAGCGTCGGCGGAGCGGGTCATCCGAGCCCGGCGACGATGTCGCGGTTGACTTTGAGATAACCCGCCGCGAGGTGGGCGAAGTGGGGGCGCAGCTTGTGGTGGGCAGCGGGCAGGGCGTGAAACGGGATCGAGGCGTGCAGGTGGTGCTCGGTGTGGAAGGGCATGTTCCACATCAAAAAACGCACCGGCCAGGTGGTGAGGGTGGTGCGGGTGTTGGTGAGCGGGTTGTCGTCGCTGCTGCAGCCGGTGTGCTCCGCCAGCAGGATCGCCCGCAAAATCGGCTGACCGACCGCAAGGGGTAAAAGCCAGTAAAGCCAAAACCAGGGCTGACCCGCTGCGAGCGAAAGCGCAATCGCCCCGGCATAAACGAGCAGTTGCAGCCGCACCGAGCGGATCACCCCGGCGCGGGCAGTCTCAGGAATAAACGGGCAATTGTCCAGGCGGCCCGCCGCCACCCGAAAGTGCCCGCGCAATTTGCCCACCCACCAACTGAGACCACTGATTTCGACGAGGTATTCGCCCAGGTGGGTGGGCTTCGGATCGTCCAGTTCGGGATCTTTGCCGGGAATCTGGGTATAGCGGTGGTGCCACTTGTGGTAGCGGCGATAGAAGGTGCTGTTGTAAAAAGACAGCAATCCGGCAAACCAGGCGACGGCGTCGTTGGTGCGGTTGCTCGCAAAAGCTGTGCGGTGGACGCACTCGTGCAGCGGCGCGAACATCGAAGCGAGCCCGAACCCATACACCACCAGAGCCGGCACCGCCACAGGCCAGTGGCCGATCTGGCTCGCCCAGAGCCAGCCGCTCACCCCCAGCACCGCCAGATGCCCGAACAGTTGCCCCCAGCCCTTGCTGTCGCGGCGGGCGCTAAGAGCGCCCAGATCCTGGGCCGACAGAAGCCGATCGGCCCTGAAGCCGCCGGAAGCGGTCCGGCCCGCAAGTTCCGGTTTCCCTGCCGTTCTACTTATGAAGTCGTCATCGCTTGACATCGCACCCTCAGGTCCAACCACCGAGCTTCACGCAGCCTTGTGGCCCTTCGTACTGGTATACGATTGCGATTCGCGCAGTTTTGTAGCCGGGACTACGATCTTGTCGCCGGCAGGGCAAAGGCTTGGGTCGCTCGCGCCGCCGCCGGCGGTGGCGGCTGACCGGTGGTGTCGTCGGGGCGGTACACTGAGCAAGTCATCAAGGTGCAACCGCATCACTTGTCCCCGGCAAAAGCCACGGGAGGTTCAACTTGCCCCAGCAGGAAGTTCTGCTGACCGTTGCCCTGGCGGGCACCGCTTTCGTGTCCACCAGCACCGACAATTTTTTGTTGCTGATTGGCTTTTTTGCTCAGCCGGGCTGTTCCCGGACCCAGGTGATCGCCGGGTATCTGGCGGCGGTCGCCGGTGTGCTGATGGCCGCCAAGGGTTTGTCCTTGGTTTCGGAGCTGGCCGTCGCCAACTACCTCGGCTGGCTGGGAATGGTTCCTTTGGGATTGGGCATCTACCAGTTCACGCAAATTTTTCGCAAACCGGCCGCTGACGCTGGGGTGGCTCCGGCGCCGGATGGCCGGGCAAAATGGCCGGCTGTCGGACTGGTGATGCTGGCCAACAGCGGCGACACCCTCGCCGTCCTCACCGCCTTTTTGGCAGACACCCAACCCGAACTGGACTGGATTGTGATTCTGACCGTGCTCGCGGTGGCCGCCGCGGGGGGTGGACTGGCGATGCGCCTGGTGGCGATCGATTTTTTGCAACCGCTCTTCGCTGCCTTTTCCCGCTTTGTTTTGCCCTTTTTGTTGATGGGAATCGGCGTCTATATTCTACTCAATTCGCCCACCGATACTCTAGCCTAGAACCCGCAAAATACTGGACAACCGGTGCACGCAGAGCAAGTATCTGAAGGGATAGATGGTCGCAGCTATTTTTGATAGATACACCGGCGTCTTTCTTCTAACCCTGGGGGGACGGTCCCACCTGCTGTTCTCCCTACGCTGGGGGTAACCGTAGAGCTCAGGAAATCAACGTGAACGAGAATAACAACGCCGAAGTCAACGTAGATCGGGTATTTAGCGAAGGACAGGAACTTCTGAATCCGGGCGGCAGCGGTTCTGCGCAGGGGGAGGCTTTCGCACAACAAAGCGGCGAAGTTGCGCACGCTTACGAGCAGCGCCAAGTGCCCACAAATACGACAGAATCCAGCTCACAAAAAGTGTTTCACGAAGACGAATCGCAGAGCGAAAATCGCTACGAGATTTCTGGTGAACGCATCTCTGAGATCGTCGATAAAACACTGGAAAGTCAGACCCCTGGAGAGGTCCGCAGTGAGGGTGTCAGCGAGGCTTTAACCCAGTTCAACGGCCTTGACGTCGACAGCAAACTGGCTATTTTGTACTACCTGTACGAAGGGATGGGTGACTCGGTGACCCCGGCCGCTCCCGAAGCTGCAAATGTTGTGCAGATCCAGGGATTTTTTGACCAATTCGACACCCTGCCCATGGGCGACGCCCAGCTCGAGGCCATGCGGGCGCTCGTGCGCGGCGAAGACAACCATTTGGGCCGCGAGTACGGCAAGCACACCGAGAACAACAAACTCTTCATCTGGTTTTTGCTGGCCGAGCGCATGGGCAAGGACGTCATCGGCATTCCCGAGGGCTACCGGTTGTCCGATGCGGCTCAGCAGAGCCTGGAGGGCATCAAGGAGCTTGACTTCGAGCAGCAGATCACTGTTCTGCGCGATGTGGCTTACGCCATGGGCACCAAGTCGGG
Protein-coding sequences here:
- a CDS encoding fatty acid desaturase family protein — its product is MSSDDDFISRTAGKPELAGRTASGGFRADRLLSAQDLGALSARRDSKGWGQLFGHLAVLGVSGWLWASQIGHWPVAVPALVVYGFGLASMFAPLHECVHRTAFASNRTNDAVAWFAGLLSFYNSTFYRRYHKWHHRYTQIPGKDPELDDPKPTHLGEYLVEISGLSWWVGKLRGHFRVAAGRLDNCPFIPETARAGVIRSVRLQLLVYAGAIALSLAAGQPWFWLYWLLPLAVGQPILRAILLAEHTGCSSDDNPLTNTRTTLTTWPVRFLMWNMPFHTEHHLHASIPFHALPAAHHKLRPHFAHLAAGYLKVNRDIVAGLG
- a CDS encoding cadmium resistance transporter, translating into MPQQEVLLTVALAGTAFVSTSTDNFLLLIGFFAQPGCSRTQVIAGYLAAVAGVLMAAKGLSLVSELAVANYLGWLGMVPLGLGIYQFTQIFRKPAADAGVAPAPDGRAKWPAVGLVMLANSGDTLAVLTAFLADTQPELDWIVILTVLAVAAAGGGLAMRLVAIDFLQPLFAAFSRFVLPFLLMGIGVYILLNSPTDTLA
- a CDS encoding orange carotenoid protein N-terminal domain-containing protein — translated: MNENNNAEVNVDRVFSEGQELLNPGGSGSAQGEAFAQQSGEVAHAYEQRQVPTNTTESSSQKVFHEDESQSENRYEISGERISEIVDKTLESQTPGEVRSEGVSEALTQFNGLDVDSKLAILYYLYEGMGDSVTPAAPEAANVVQIQGFFDQFDTLPMGDAQLEAMRALVRGEDNHLGREYGKHTENNKLFIWFLLAERMGKDVIGIPEGYRLSDAAQQSLEGIKELDFEQQITVLRDVAYAMGTKSGEFAR